The genomic interval TTCTGTGTGATGGGATTGATCTTTTCTAGGGTTACCTCGGTATCACTGTCTAAATTCCCAGAAATGGCCGGGGAGGGTTTCTCCAGGGCGCTGTTTACTATTCCTGCCTCAATCTCGCCTCCACATCCATCTTTCCTCTGTAACTCGTCCTCCTGACACTGGATGCTGTGAGGAATCACATAGCTTGCAGAGTTGTTCCCTTCCTTTGGGATGTGGCTCTTGGGCTCATACTGAGAGTTAGGGTTGGGCGCGGGGGCTGCCATGTTGTTGTTAATGCTGACGATCTCAATGGCGTTGTTCCCCGGGCACAACCGGTGGCAGCCCAGGAGTCTAGAGAAGGCCTTGCGGAAATCTGCATTGAAGGCATAGATGATAGGGTTGAGAGAGGAGTTTGCCCAGCCAAACCACACGAACACATCGAAAGTGGTAGAGCTGATGCAGAAGAAGTCTGCGGACCCATCTGGCAGGTTTGGTTCGCAGAAGGGAACCATGCAGTTTAGGATGAAAAAGGGCAACcagcagcacacaaacacacccatgATGACCGAGAGTGTCTTTAAGACTTTGGTTTCCCGTTTGAACGACATTTTGAATGAGCTCTCGCTCTCTATGTTTGAGGTGTTCCCCATACTGCTATGTCGGTTTTTGGCACTCTCTGCTGCACGTTCCAGGGCAGATATTCTCCGAATTTGTTTCTGGGCGATGCGGTAGATCCGGGTATAGGTGACGAGCATGATTGCTACAGGGATATAGAAGCTAATGAGGGAGGATGAGATGGCGTACGTCCTATTAAGGCTAGAATCACAGTTATCAGGGGGCAGTTCACTGGGGTATGTACCATTTAACTCTGCATAGCTGGTGGTCTCAGCTTTGTGCCAGTCTAGCTGAACAGGAATGAAGGAGATGAGTACAGAGAGGGTCCATGCTACACTGATCATCAGGCACGCCACTTTCGGGGTCATTTTGCGTTCATAGCGGAAAGGGCTGGAGATAGCCCAGTAACGATCAACACTAATAACACACAGGTTCAAGATAGAGGCAGTGGAACACATAATGTCAAATGCTACCCACACATTACAGAATGCCCCAAATGGCCAAAAACCCATGATCTCTGTGGCTGCCTTCCATGGCATCACCAAGATAGCCACCAGAAGGTCCGAGATGGCCAGTGAGATTACAAAGAAGttggtgacctttgacctcaggtGTCGGAACTTGGTGACAGCAGCACACACCAGGGTGTTGCCAAGCAGTGTGGTGAAGATAAGCAGGGAGAGAAAGCATCCTGTTAAGACTCGCTTGGACGAGTCCCTGTCTGGCGTGAGCTGCTTGCCGTCTCGTACTGTTGAGAAATTCTGATCCATTGTTTGTAATCGCAGCACTAATGCAGTGAGAGAGGGAGGGTGGGCGAATGGGGATGTTAGCAATCACCCCATCACATCCCCAACCTGCAGCAGCTGTGCTTCTGCTGGAGTTTTTTTACACAGATGGTGGAGATACAAACTGTCTGGGTACCAGCTCTCTCTTGGACTGGGTCATCCACTGGCTGCTcgtcacaaaaaacatttttgtgcaagTGCAGCtataaattttttaaacttttctcttcAGAAATTTCTTTCGCAAAACTCCGCGGTCCACTGATTCCCGCAGCAGCAGTAAAAGCAGCAGAAGCGCAGACAGTCGACATTCTAGTGTGTAGAGGGGGAGGAATTTTCCAGCTGTTGTTTGCATCCAGACTCCCAGCCAGAAGaggttttcatgtaaaaatctgaaacaaaaacgAAAAGTGTATCCTTCAGTTAATGTTCTTTTTGCACCCTGTAATTGCATGCAGCAAAAGTTCCACAGCCACTGCCCTTGAGCTTCCCAGTCAACAGCGGTTTTGCCAATCATTAGCCTTATATACCACCACATCAATGACTTCTATTGATGAGTTTTGCACCGCATTTATCTGATTTGTTTAGTGGTTTTCGAGGCGTGTCTCTGTGGTTATATTAGGCACTGTAATGACGTGGATCCACCCCTAATAATATGtgccttctttttttaaatctagttttatacattttttttcctatcaAGCAAAAAGTTTTGAGATGGACAATTTTAACCATTCAAAATTATAACAGTTAAATTTAAGACagacaatgataaaaaaaaaaaatgattagaGATTAAGACATGTTAAATTGTGTCATGAATGTTTGGTCCTATAATCCTCATGCGTTTTTCCTTACATGTGGGTTAATGCGCATGGCTATTCCTGTTAACGCAGCACAGCAGCTTCTGACCccctttcaaaaaaaaaaaataaaaatgccactCGTTCTGACCACCCACCTAAATCATCTCTGGCAGTCTGATCCCTTGTTGGACGTCCTTGAAATTCGGGGGCAGTTTTAGATGTACATCCTGaggcttttttgttgttgttgttaaagaCAGCGTGCGCCTTGCTGCGTGAGAATGGACAGCTCCTGAAACGCTCAGACGTCCTGGGTCGgcttataaaatatgtttgaattcaaaaattcaacaaagtgctaaaaaaaagtattaaactgAAAATCGAAACCAACATTTGTCCAGTTTGTATCTTGATGCCAGGGAAGGCGCTCACCCTGTCTGCGCTCTGCTCTGTGGAAAGCTCTCCAAGACGCCACGGTCCTCAGGTGTTTTTTCGGTCCTTACTGGCTTTCCTTTTTGTTTCGCCGGGGTGTATCCTTGTTTGTGCGACATTCAGTGAGACTGCAGCACCGCGACGTGA from Xiphophorus maculatus strain JP 163 A chromosome 11, X_maculatus-5.0-male, whole genome shotgun sequence carries:
- the LOC102219241 gene encoding D(1)-like dopamine receptor; amino-acid sequence: MDQNFSTVRDGKQLTPDRDSSKRVLTGCFLSLLIFTTLLGNTLVCAAVTKFRHLRSKVTNFFVISLAISDLLVAILVMPWKAATEIMGFWPFGAFCNVWVAFDIMCSTASILNLCVISVDRYWAISSPFRYERKMTPKVACLMISVAWTLSVLISFIPVQLDWHKAETTSYAELNGTYPSELPPDNCDSSLNRTYAISSSLISFYIPVAIMLVTYTRIYRIAQKQIRRISALERAAESAKNRHSSMGNTSNIESESSFKMSFKRETKVLKTLSVIMGVFVCCWLPFFILNCMVPFCEPNLPDGSADFFCISSTTFDVFVWFGWANSSLNPIIYAFNADFRKAFSRLLGCHRLCPGNNAIEIVSINNNMAAPAPNPNSQYEPKSHIPKEGNNSASYVIPHSIQCQEDELQRKDGCGGEIEAGIVNSALEKPSPAISGNLDSDTEVTLEKINPITQNGQHKAVSC